GATTACATGGAACAGCTGCCATCAGGCACGCTGGTACTCCTATCTTTTGACTTCGAACCCGGTGGAAAACCAGAACTGGCACCGATGGCGATTGCACTGTTACGACATGCGTTCCAACGTGAGCTCAAAGTCTTAGGCATGACCCTGTGGCCCGCAGGGACTGGACTTGCAGAATCGCTGTTGGCCCAAGTTGCCCACGAACGCGGGAAACAACGGGGCGCAGATTACGTGTACCTGGGATATGCTCCTGGTGACTCGAACGCGATTATCAGCATGGGACAAGATTTTCATGCGGCATTTCCAACCGATTACTACGGCACCAAGATCAGCGACATCCCCTTGCTCGCGAAGATCCGCTCTCTGCGTGATATTCCCTATGTGATCAGCCTGACTGTGGGGTTCCCTGGGATCGACACCTGGTATGTGTATGGCAAAGAAAAGCATGGGTTTGAACTTGGTGGCGGTTGTACGGCAGTCAGTGCTCCCCGTTTCTACCCCTTGCTGCACACCGGGCAGATTAACGGTCTCCTCAGCGGCCTTCGTGGAGCCGCTGAGTATGAAATTCTCTTAGGACAAGAAGGAAAAGCGGTCGCGGGGATGGATGCACAATCGGCGACTCACTTTCTCATCATTGCCCTTCTTGCCCTGTGTAACAGCGTGTATTTTCTCACTCGCCATACGAGAGGAGGACGATGATGAGTACATCTCTACTCTGCGGGGTATGGATTGCTGTGGGCTTGAGTCTGTTCACCTACACCTTTCTCTACAAAGACAATCCATTCTTCAAGTTGGCTGAGCATATATTTGTTGGCGTGTCCGTCGGTTATCTCCTGACCATTACGCATTACGAAGTGATAGTGAAAAAGCTCTACACGCCGATGGTCTATCAAGGCAACGGCTGGCTGATCATCCCAACGCTGTTAGGGTTCATGATGTTAGCGCATGTGATTCCCCGGCTATCGTGGATGAGCCGTATTACCTTTGCTTTCGTCCTGGGCATGAGCTCTGGTATCGCCATTCCCCGCATCATCTCTTCTTTCATTTTGCAGCAGGTGCAAGGGACGATGAAGCCACTCATCACCGTCAGTGAAAATAGTTGGCTATTCACACTGGCGAATCTCAATTCACTGCTGATTCTCGTTGGTGTCGTGAGTGTGCTCTTTTATTTCTTCTTCTCGATTGAACACACTGGCGCAGTGCGGCGAGTGGCACGGATCGGCATTTACTTTTTGATGGTCTCGTTCGGGGCTGCGTTTGGCTACACTGTGATGGCACGCATGTCGCTCTTGATTGGCCGCTTCGACGAACTGATTACGTACTCTTCAGCAGCGTATGGGTATGCAACGTTGGTGTCACTGGCTGCGGTCATTATTGGCTTGGCGTGGTGGGAACGGGGGCAGAGAACGGGGGCAGCCGAAGGGGAAATGAAGGAAGACAATAATTCTGTTTGAAACGCGGATTGAGGAATCATCCCCCTTCGTGTAGAGACACCTCGGCGCGGCGTCTCTACAAAGAGGTCTGCAACCTTACGACTGCGCCGGTGCCGTCTCGGCTGGCGCTGCTTCAGGAGTTTCGGAAGCACCGCTGGTTGGCACGACTCGTTCCCCTTTGATGCGTGCAGCTTTTCCAGACAGATTACGCAAGTAATAGAGCTTCGCACGCCGGACACGACCGATAGTCGTGACTTCAACTTTGTCGATGCGGGGGGAATGCAGCGGAAAGACACGCTCGACACCCACGCCATAGGAAATCTTGCGGACAGTAAACGACGCACGGCTACCAGAATTTGATCGTGCGATCACCACACCTTCGAACACCTGGATACGTTCCTTATCACCCTCGATAATTTTGGCATGGACACGGACAGTATCTCCCGGCTTAAATTTCGGAATGTCGGTGCGACATTGGGCTTTTTCAATATCTGCAATAATGGGGTTCATCCTTAGCCTCCAAGCGATCAGCATTCAGCTATCAGCTCGGACGGCCAGAAATGAGAAGAGTACGGCCTGGAGGTCAAGACAAAGGAGCTGCTCTTTATCTTTTCGGTCCCCAAATCTAGCCGCTATCTTTTGTTGAAAGCTGATGGCCGAAAGCTAATAGCTAGGCCTTTCTTACCGTTCCCCCCGAAGACGGTCAAGCAGGATAGCCGCGGCGGCACGCACCGAGAGATGATTATAGTCGGTAACTCCTCGTATTGGTTCGAGAATATAATCGGCCCGGTCAAGCACCGCTTCGGTCAATCCCCAACCAGTGCCAAACAAGAAGAGGAGTGGCTGGCCTGATGCTGCCACTTTCTCACGGATCTCGGCAAACGCAATTCGTCGTGCTCCAGCACGTGCCGACGTCGCCACTAATCGCGGTGTTTCTCCAGTGTCTTTCTGAATCATCTGTACCGTCGCATCAATGTCATCAGCCAAGGCCACCAATGAGAGGGCATCTTTGCGGGTTTCATTGTAAGTGCTGCCGTAGCCACGTTCCCAGTGATCGAGAATCTTTTGTGCTAGTAACCGCAGGGTCCGTGTCGGAGTCACGACAAAGTAACGCTTCACGCCATACGTCCGTGCTGACCGGGCAATGTCATGAATATCCATGTTGGTGATCGAGGTTGTCACCACTTTGTGGTCGCGGTCGTACACCGGGTAGTGGACAAGGGCGATGTAGATGTCGGCCATGGTCTTAAATGGGACTAGGGACTAGCGGCTTGGGGCTTGTTATAGGGGAAAATGATGAATGATGAAAGATGAATGAAAACGTCCTTGGAATTCCTTGTTTGCCGTTCATCGTTCCGCGTTCTGCATTCATTCTTGCTCTTCCCTACTGACTCCGCTTTCCTGTCTTGAATTGCTCCAGCCACCGCCGTTCCTCTTCAGTGATGTCTGCCGTCGCGAGCAAGTCAGGACGTTGTTCCAGGGTTCGTAGTAATGATTGCTGACGCCGCCAGGTAGCGATCTCCGCATGATGACCAGACAACAGCACTTCTGGCACCAATATCCCGCGGAACTCTTCCGGTCGAGTGTACTGTGGGTATTCTAACAATCCGTGACTAAACGATTCATCGGCTACCGACTCCTGTCGACCAACCACCCCAGGAATGAGGCGTGCGACGGCATCGATGACCACCAAGGCCGCCATCTCTCCGCCACTGAGGATATAATCACCAATGGAAATCTCTTCATCGACAAACAAGCGAATACGTTCATCCACCCCTTCATAACGCCCGCACAGCAGTACCAGTGTTTCTCGTTGCGCGAGTTCCATCACCTTCGCTTGCGTCAAGGTTTTTCCCTGGGGAGAAAGAAAAATGCGCCACGGCTGCGACAGTGACTGGCAAACCCCTTCAAGAGCGGCAACCACAGGTTCAGGTTTCATGACCATGCCCTGCCCCCCACCGTAGGGCGTATCATCGACCGTGCGATGTTTTCCAGTGGCGTAG
The genomic region above belongs to Deltaproteobacteria bacterium and contains:
- a CDS encoding 50S ribosomal protein L19, whose protein sequence is MNPIIADIEKAQCRTDIPKFKPGDTVRVHAKIIEGDKERIQVFEGVVIARSNSGSRASFTVRKISYGVGVERVFPLHSPRIDKVEVTTIGRVRRAKLYYLRNLSGKAARIKGERVVPTSGASETPEAAPAETAPAQS
- a CDS encoding RNA methyltransferase, with product MADIYIALVHYPVYDRDHKVVTTSITNMDIHDIARSARTYGVKRYFVVTPTRTLRLLAQKILDHWERGYGSTYNETRKDALSLVALADDIDATVQMIQKDTGETPRLVATSARAGARRIAFAEIREKVAASGQPLLFLFGTGWGLTEAVLDRADYILEPIRGVTDYNHLSVRAAAAILLDRLRGER
- the trmD gene encoding tRNA (guanosine(37)-N1)-methyltransferase TrmD, with the protein product MQFHVLTIFPEMFASPLSASLLKKAQEKGILSCTVHNLRDYATGKHRTVDDTPYGGGQGMVMKPEPVVAALEGVCQSLSQPWRIFLSPQGKTLTQAKVMELAQRETLVLLCGRYEGVDERIRLFVDEEISIGDYILSGGEMAALVVIDAVARLIPGVVGRQESVADESFSHGLLEYPQYTRPEEFRGILVPEVLLSGHHAEIATWRRQQSLLRTLEQRPDLLATADITEEERRWLEQFKTGKRSQ